The genomic window TTTCCCGGCGCAGCGGCCCAGCcagtggcagtgggggaaggaaggagcctgccagacAGGCTTTTGGTGAGCTGAATGCTCTGACaaggggctggttctccacacagcgctgggagcaggacGTGCCCCACTTGGGATCGGGATGTGGGGGAGCAGCGGGGTTTGGGAGAGTGaaagggcaaagcagggagaggacagcaagaggAGGAGCATGTGAAGGGCTGAGAGGTGGGGAGTGGAGGCGACATGTAACCGGTCACTGCCTGGTGCCTGCTCACACCCAcctgccactgcagctcccagtgtgCAGCCGATGACAATGGGAAATGGGACGGGGGGTGGGAGCCCTGCTGTCTGAGAGCCGGCACATAGTGGGGGCTGAGCTGATGGACCAACAGGGGGAGCGGCTGCGCCCATGTGCTGCATCTTTGCCCTGTCACCAGCCTTGCATACCCACCCCCCTCGTCACCCACTGGACACCCTCGACTCACCGCTGGTAGGCGGGCATCTGGgaagcagggatctggccagcagcaggacctgctaGTATGGATGTGGAGCAGAGCGAAAATATGGGATagtttgcccatttttaagaaaaagttgggacagcTGCAGGAGGGCTTCAATACAGGactttaaaaacctttaaaaacgggacatctggtccccctacagctgcactgctgtggtgGGTCGGGGAGATGCTCTGTGCTGATAGAGAAGAGCTCCCCCCAgcagcgtagttaatccacctcccccagaggtgtagctgtgtctacacagggGTCAGGCTGGTATATTTATGTGGGTCACAGGTGCAGATTGTTCACACCAATGAGCAAAGTAGCTATcccaatataggtctgtagtgcagaccagaccTCAACTGAGATTGGCTTCACGTATTTAGGAACAAATCCTGAAAAAACTTGTAACTTTACTCAGGTGAGTATTTTCATAAAGGTCAATGGAGATTCCTTGTGAGTGAGTTTACTTGTGTGCTTGAGTGTTGGTTGGGTCAAGGCCACAAGCCAGTAGGATCCATCAAGAGGACTGTGAAAGAAAGAGGTTCTGCTCTCATCCCATTGTAAACTGGGAGTGACTCCGCAGTTGTGAGTGTGAAACTGGGGGAAGTGCCAGAAGAACCAGTCGTGTGGCTGCTTTAACTCactttcacagtcactgcttgaGACCTGAAAACAACTAGCAAATGTGCAGAGGAGAGATTCTGCTGCGGTCAGCAACACCAGGAGGACGTGCCCTGATTCACCTGGGGCCAGAACCATTCAAACCATCTTCCCTCTTCTGGAATGGAGATGTtatgtcagaggggcagtacgTAACTTGTCGTGGGTCACCagtgtggttagatgtttggTTGTGAATGAGTGTGTTCTCGCTTTGTCCTGTCCTAACTCTgcgcagacagctggcacagcagacctccaGCGAACCACAAGTTCcgttaaggtacaaaggcacccagccaggtttattgtcgatgaAGCATGGGACTAGTATCCTGCAGACTCTACAGGACAATTAATACATCTATGGCCATTAGAATGAACCAGCTCAGTGAAcagtgggactttccattcctcctTAGTCTAGACAGAGACACTCCCTTTGAGGCTCCATTTCATAcatcaatacaaacaagttacatactgACCCTCTAACGTAGTTAATTGACACCCGCTGACGTAGCCGGTTACAACCCATCACGTtgtacatctctatccatcacttTCTCATTCTGACCatatctttaggatgggtcacCATGTTCCTCTCATCTTTAGGGAATGTGCTGATATTGAGGTGTTCTGGTATCactcttctggaatgtgtttgcctgaGTGCTCTGTGCCTAGAACCTCTTAGAAATGTGTGGTTTTCAAATATCAGCCTTGtgcttgccagattctgtgagcagggcctaccTGTAGCTCACAGCCTAATTTTTCTTTATATCAACAAGGCTTCGATTATTTTAGCTCAGGCCTCACACCTCATACTAGACCTCGGACACAAGGttttatgtctcaggctctcttcctactacagttCTGCAGCACAAATGTGTTTCTAGATTTACGGTCCCAAACGACAGGCAGTTGTCACACAGTGAAGTTTTTGATGGTATCTCTGATTCTCTCAACAAATGCATTCCAGTCCTAGATGACACTGGAGTTCCCcctgattttctcttttgctgtTAGTTACAGGAAACTGAATAGAAGATCCAAGTGATGGTACATGATGCCAACTGACAATCACACCATGTTTTACCCTTTAACTTACATCCTGACTGGCATCCCGGGTACGGAGGAGTCTAATTTCTGGATCTCCATCCCGTTCTGTCTGATGTACTTTGTGACACTTTTTGGGAACTCTCTCCTAATATTCATCATTCTAACAGAACGacgcctccatgagcccatgtatctAATCGTGTCCATGCTGGCCACTGTTGATCTATTGTTATCTACCAGTAGAGTGCCCAAGATGCTGGCTGTATTCTGGTTTAGAGTGGGGGAAATTTCTTTTGCTGCTTGCCTGacccagatgttcttcatccatgTCAGTTTCATTGCCGAGTCGGCCATCCTGCTGGCCATGGTATTTGATCGATACATTGCCATCTGCGACCCCCTGAGATACACCATGATACTAACCAAGTCTGTGATCGAGAAGATGGGGCTGGCAGTTGTCACAAGAAGTTTCTGTATCATTTTCCCTCACATCTTTCTTGTGAAGCAACTGAAGTTCTGCAGAACCAACCGCGTGCCTCACACCTATTGTGAGCATATGGCAATAACCCGGCTGACCTGCGATGACATCACAGTCAGTGCCTGGTATGGTGTAGCTCTGGCTGTTTTAGTAATTGGTTTGGATGCTATGCTCATTGCTGTGTCTTATGGGCTGATCCTCAGGACCATCTTCCGGCTCCCCTCCACGGACTCCCGGCTCAAGGCTCTccacacctgcagctcccacctctgtgtcATGCTGATGTTCTACACACCGGCCTTTTTCTCCTCTTTGGCACACCGATTTGGGCACATCATTCCAGGTTATATTCTTAACCTACTGGCCAACCTCTATGTGCTCATTCCCCCCTTGTTAAACCCCATTGTTTATGAGGTGACAACAAAAGAGATCCTGAAATGTGTAATCAACATCTTTCATCGATGCATCAGTAGAAGCTCCCTGCTGAGTTAAAGGAGTCAACAGAAAATGCTTTTAGCATTGGAAGTTAAAGCCAGGTTTTCATTGGACCTATACGGGTGTTTTAACTATGTCCTTCCACTGTGTAAGCTTGAACATtggtctctctcgccaacagaagttggtccaatgaaagacatctcctcctccactttgTCGCTCTAATATCCTGCAACTTACATGGCTGCAACAGCACTGTGCACTGCCAGAAAAGGCCGCCAGACCGAGTGAGTCTTGTTCTAAGTTGAAAGGAAACAGCAAAACATGGAAGAAGAAATGTAAAAATCACCACGAGAGAGAGCATGGTGTGTGTATCTCCTCTCTGACTAGCTACATCTGAACTGGACTCTTTTCAGACCATTAAGGAATGCAGCAGCCAAGGGGGCCATACCATGGGCAAGTGGGAAGTGCACTGGCCTGCACACTGGGATAAAGGGGCGCTAGTGTtgtttctgccactgacctgctgtgtcaccTTGGGTTAGTTTCTTTCCTCCTCAAACTCCTAAATCCTTCTCAGGATCACAGCTCTGCTGGCCTCAGTCCCCCATTCTGCAGCCAAGGCCTTTGTCCCAAGGACTTTGTGTTTGGCTGCCTTACGGCTCATTTCGCAGGCTGCTCTCGGTCTCTTTCCTACATTCGTGGCTTtgtgggagtggctgggtgggagAGAGGTCAGGGGTGCTGTGGCCTGGTGCACCGGGTGTGGGACTCATTTACACGTGGTCTCTGGAGAATAGAACTGGTGTGTGTGATTAGCTGTTTCTTACCCTTTGCTAAATGAATGTTTTGCTGCTGAGGAGAACGTGCTGAATCCTCCTGGGGCTTGTTTtatgggaacagaaagtgtgccaaacactatattttggctgttGGCAGCGCTATCAGGTCTACGCTTGGAATtgagcttagaagggtccatgcaggtccttactttttggacgctaaatttcaaagtggggaaaaataccttgacaaagccattctatacccttcatcatttttgttgcccttctctgaaactttCCAAGTTATACTATATCCTGTTTGACCTTCTGCTAACATCACACAACATCCAGCAGAAACACTGTGGGaatctattttcattttattcccaCCTTCCATTTCTGAAGCTGTTGAGAAGAAATGTTtgataagaacatgagaacagtATATActgggtcagggcaaagctctgcagcggccaatgccaggtacttcaggggggtgaaaagaacaggacaatcatcaagtgatccatccctctcAGCCCATCCTGGCTTCTGGTGGTCAGAGGTTTTGGGACAGCCGCACCATgggcttgcatccctgaccagcttggcttaaaactgttgacggacctatcctccatttaCATATCTAATTCTATTTTATCttctggccatcacaacatcccctggcaatgagttccacaggttagctgTGTTCCATGAAAAAATATGTCCTCTTGTTTgaattaaatctgctgcctattatttcATCAGGTAACCCTTGGTTTTTGCATTGcatgaaaaagtaaataaaattacttttctCACGTTCTCCgcaccagtcatggttttatagacctctgttgtatcctcccttagttgtctcttttctaagctgaacggTCGAAGccatttttagtctctcctcatatggtgtcataaacagatggttaagggttaatgtctcttttacctgtaaagggtttagaagctggctgacacctgaccagaggaccaatggggggacaagatactttcaaatctcggtggaggaaagtctttgtttgtgctgtttgttttgttcgttgttcgctctcggggctaagagggaccagacatgcacccAAGGTTTCTCCaacctttctgaaacagtctctcatgttcaaaatagtaagtactagctagaaaaggcggattagtcttatgtttgttttcttaacttgcgaATGTGtactttgctggaaggatttttacctctgtttgctgtaacttgaatctcaggctgcggtcaagggggggagggaagtccttctagtctatatgagctgaataccctgtaaacattttccatcctgattttacagagatattttttatttttttctttttttaactaaaagctttctttcataagaacctgattgatttttttccttgtttaagacccaaggggattgagtctgaactcaccagggattggtggggggaaaggagagggggaaggttaattcctctctgttttaagatccaaggagtttggatcagtgtagcctctcagggtaacccaggaaggggaaagtctgggagggggaaaggaggggggatggtttatttctccttgttttaagacacAAGGGCTTTGGGTCTTGGGCTCCCCAGGGTaggttttaggggaacagaaagtgtgccaaacactatattttggctggcagcagcgctatcagatctaagcttggaattaagcttagaagggtccatgcaggtccccgctttttggacgctaaagttcaaagtgaggaaaaataccttgacaaagccattctatacccttcttcatttttgttgcccttctctgaaacttttcaagttacactatatcctttttgagatgcgGCTACTAGAACTGGACATACTACTGAAGGTGTGGGAGTACCACGGATTTATACACTggcaatatgacattttctctccatttcctaatggttcttaacagtctgttagcttttttgaccactgctgtgccgagagcagaagttttcagagaactgtccccGGTGACTCTACGGTCTCTTtattgagtggtaatagctaatttagaccccatcctcATATATGTGTAGTTAGGATGATTTATTCCAGTGTGCAATATTTTCCACTTATCAGtgttgaatttcatcagccatttcaTTGcttagtcatccagttttgtgagattcctctGTAACTGTTCAGTCAGCTTTAGATTTAACTATCTTAAATAATTATGTATCCTCTCCAAACTTTGCAACTTCACTGTTCATTCCCCTTTCTGTATCATTAAggaatgtgttgaacagcactggtcacagtacagatccttgggggagcCCATTGATTACTTCACTCCATTGTGAAAATGGAtcatttattcccctttgtttcctatattttaaccagttactgatatCCACGAGGAGgccttccatcttatcccatgacagcttactttgcctaagagcctttgggaatggaccttgtcaaaggctttctgaaagtccaagtgcacTATAGCTACTGGATCACTGTTCTCCACATTCTTGTTGATGCCCTAAAGAATTCTAGTagcttggtgaggcatgatttccctggcCAATACCCGTGTTAACTCTTCCCAGACatattcatagagtcatagattcatagactctaggattggaagggacctcgagaggtcatcgagtccagtcccctgccctcatggcaggacctaatactgtctagaccatccctaataggcATTTATctgacctactcttaaatatctccagagatggagatttcacaaactccctaagcaatttactccagtgtttaaccaccctgacaggaactttttcctaatgtccaacctaaatctcccttgctgcagtttaagcccattgcttcttgttctatcattagagcctaaggtgaacaagttttctccctcttcctgatgacactcttttagatacctgaaaactgctatctaCTAACTGATATTGTGTTTATCTTTTTAAGCCATTGGAGATACTTGCTGCTAGCAGTCCCAGATGGGCCATacgccattgtaggcaatctcattatatcatcccctccatcAACTTATCCAGCTCACTTTGCAGATGAGGAAATTTCTGGAGGCAGAGTTGGCGTTAGGGGGGTGATAGGTTGGGATGGGGGGATCCTGTCTGGGGGCTGCCCAGTCTGCAAGTGGGGAGCCAGGATGGGGAGTGGAGGCAGGACGGGGGCAggtctcatagaatcatagaatattagggacggaagagacctcaggaggtcatctcgtccaacccCTAATTCCCTACACTCGTGGCTTtgtgggagtggctgggtgggagAGAGGTCAGGGGTGCTGTGGTCTGGTGCACCGGGCGAGAGACTCATTTACACGTGGTCTCTGGTCTCCCCGACTGTGGGAGAGAGAGCGGGAGAATAGAACAGGTGTGTGTGATTAGCTGTCAACTATCTGAAAAGAgtaccaaagaggatggatctagactgttctaagtggtggcagatgataaatcaaggaacaatggtctcaagttgcagtgggggaagtctaggttggatattaggaaacactgggATAGTTTAgttggtactgctttgagcagggggttggactta from Gopherus evgoodei ecotype Sinaloan lineage unplaced genomic scaffold, rGopEvg1_v1.p scaffold_36_arrow_ctg1, whole genome shotgun sequence includes these protein-coding regions:
- the LOC115641869 gene encoding olfactory receptor 52B2-like, with the protein product MYFVTLFGNSLLIFIILTERRLHEPMYLIVSMLATVDLLLSTSRVPKMLAVFWFRVGEISFAACLTQMFFIHVSFIAESAILLAMVFDRYIAICDPLRYTMILTKSVIEKMGLAVVTRSFCIIFPHIFLVKQLKFCRTNRVPHTYCEHMAITRLTCDDITVSAWYGVALAVLVIGLDAMLIAVSYGLILRTIFRLPSTDSRLKALHTCSSHLCVMLMFYTPAFFSSLAHRFGHIIPGYILNLLANLYVLIPPLLNPIVYEVTTKEILKCVINIFHRCISRSSLLS